In bacterium, the genomic stretch GTCAGGACGGATCACCGGAGGCGCCCGCATCATGAGCGACGCAGTGCTGGTGGTCGGGGTTGGCATGACCCCGTTCGTGGGGTTCCGGGCCGATGCGAGTGTCCGGGACATGGTGGTCGAGGCGGCGCGAGCGGCGCTCCTCGACGCCGGCGTCTCCGCTTCGTCCATCGATATGGGTGTTGCGGCGTACGAGAGCGACCACTTCAATCGCCAGATGAGCCTCGGTCACATCCTCCAGGACAGCATAGGGCTGGTCGGCAAGCCCACGCTCCGGGTGGAGGGTGGCGGCGCTACCGGCGCCCTAGCCATCCGCACCGCGATGATGGCGATCGCTTCGGGCACGGCCAGATCCGTGCTGGTGTTCGGCGGGGAGACCAACGGGAAGTCCGTCGACCGCGCCACCGCCACGGAGCTCCTCGCCATGTCCGCCGACTTCGAGTGGGAGACGCCGGTGTTCGGGACCTTCGCCGCTCCCTACGCGCTGATGATCACCGAGCACATGCGGCGCTATGGAACCACGGCAGAGCAGTTCGCCGAGATCGCGGTGAAGAACAGGCGCATCGCGCTGGAGAACCCCGACGCCCACAAGGGCATGTCGATCACGGTGGAGGACGTGCGCGGTTCGGCCCCTCTTGCCGATCCCTACCGCCTGTACGACGCCAGCCTGCTCAGCGACGGCGCGGCGGCTGTGCTGCTCGCCACCCGGGAGTGGGCGGAACAGCACTCGTCCACCTTCCGGGAGCGTCCTCCGGTGGCGGTCCTCGGTTCCGGGTCCTCCACCGACCATCCCCGCCTCTCCGACCGGTCCGATGAGATGTTCCCCCACTTCGCGGCCAAGCGGAGGGCGGCTCGGGACGCCTACCGGATGGCCGGCATCGATGACCCGCCGCGGGAGATCGATGTGGCCGAGGTGTACGACTCCTTCAGCGGAGCGGAGTTCCAGGCCTACGAGGACCTCGGTCTCTGCCCGGTGGGAGAGGGCGGCCTGGCGGCGGCCGAGGGCCGCTTCGACCTGGGCGGGCAGGTCTCGGTCAACACCTCGGGCGGGCTGCTGGGCAGGGGGTCGGCGGTGGGCGCCACCGGCATCGCCCAGGCGGTGGAGGTGACACGCCAGCTCAGGGGCGAGGTGTCCGGCGCCCGAGCCGTCCCGGACGCCCGGATCGGGATCACAGACACCCACGCCGGGGTCGGATCTCTGGTGGTGGTCAACGTGTTCGGGTGCACCGCATGAGCCCGTTCGAGGGATCTGTTGCAATCACCCGATTCGGGCCGGCGAAGACGCGATGCCAGAATCTGTCTCACCCCCGTTGTACGTTGACCATCGCCAAGCACCAACACTGGCCGGAAGCGTCTCGCCGATCGGTTCGGTCAGCCCGAGGGAACATCAAGCTCGATGGAGCGGAGGGCCGCATCCCGGCAGCCGGCAGGGCATGGCCGACCACGCTCCGAACAGGACAGGTGGTGGTGGGGGAGGGCCCGGTGCGGAGCGCCGTTCGGCGGAGCGATTTTCGCGTTCTCGGGTCGTTCCGGGGTGTCGGGCGGCAGGTCACGATACCCGTTCCCGGGTCCCGGCGGAGGATCCGGGCAAGGCACGGGGGGCTCGTTCGCCAGGGGAGGAGCGCCTGATGCGCGTGACCGGTGTCGAACGGGGGACCACTCCATCGGGAGACCCCTTCTCCTTGCT encodes the following:
- a CDS encoding thiolase family protein; amino-acid sequence: MSDAVLVVGVGMTPFVGFRADASVRDMVVEAARAALLDAGVSASSIDMGVAAYESDHFNRQMSLGHILQDSIGLVGKPTLRVEGGGATGALAIRTAMMAIASGTARSVLVFGGETNGKSVDRATATELLAMSADFEWETPVFGTFAAPYALMITEHMRRYGTTAEQFAEIAVKNRRIALENPDAHKGMSITVEDVRGSAPLADPYRLYDASLLSDGAAAVLLATREWAEQHSSTFRERPPVAVLGSGSSTDHPRLSDRSDEMFPHFAAKRRAARDAYRMAGIDDPPREIDVAEVYDSFSGAEFQAYEDLGLCPVGEGGLAAAEGRFDLGGQVSVNTSGGLLGRGSAVGATGIAQAVEVTRQLRGEVSGARAVPDARIGITDTHAGVGSLVVVNVFGCTA